The Pseudomonas sp. G2-4 genome window below encodes:
- a CDS encoding 3-oxoacyl-ACP reductase gives MSDRYIDFANSAIGLRLVGALGLPSPVRLERWQAGRLRPIEGALLLGGGPLTEQIGTFAKRLTDAIFVYGGEPTLATEWIPGHGPKIKAVVYDASHLVQADLLKQLREFFQPLMKNLDHNAHVVILGRAPESLDEPFAASAQRALEGFSRSLAKELRHGGTLQLLYVGDGAETQLEGALRFFLSPKSAFVSGQVIRLNTCDTQVQDWTRPLTGLKALVTGAARGIGASIAETLARDGADVILLDVPQAKADLDALAARLSGRSVTLDICAEDAAAQLIEHLPDGIDIVVHNAGITRDKTLANMTPEFWDAVLAVNLNAPQVLTKALLDSGTLRDNGRVILLASISGIAGNRGQTNYAASKAGLIGLAQAWAPTLQPRGISINAVAPGFIETRMTADIPFALREAGRRMSSLGQGGLPQDVAEAVAWLAQPGTGAVTGQALRVCGQSLLGA, from the coding sequence ATGTCTGACCGTTATATCGACTTCGCCAATTCGGCCATTGGCCTGCGTCTGGTCGGGGCCCTGGGCCTTCCATCGCCGGTACGCCTGGAACGCTGGCAGGCCGGGCGGCTGCGGCCAATCGAGGGGGCGTTGCTGCTGGGCGGTGGGCCGCTGACCGAACAGATTGGCACGTTCGCCAAGCGTCTGACCGACGCCATTTTCGTCTACGGCGGCGAACCGACCCTGGCCACTGAGTGGATTCCCGGCCACGGTCCGAAAATCAAAGCCGTGGTGTACGACGCCAGCCATTTGGTGCAGGCCGATCTGCTCAAGCAGTTGCGGGAATTTTTCCAGCCACTGATGAAGAACCTCGACCACAACGCCCATGTCGTCATCCTTGGCCGCGCGCCGGAAAGCCTCGACGAGCCTTTTGCCGCCAGTGCCCAGCGGGCGCTGGAGGGTTTCAGCCGTTCCCTGGCCAAAGAGTTGCGCCATGGCGGGACGCTGCAACTGCTGTATGTCGGCGACGGCGCCGAAACGCAGCTGGAAGGCGCATTACGGTTTTTCCTCTCGCCCAAGAGCGCCTTCGTTTCCGGGCAGGTGATTCGCCTCAATACCTGCGACACCCAGGTTCAGGATTGGACCCGCCCGCTTACGGGGCTCAAGGCGCTGGTCACCGGCGCCGCCCGCGGCATCGGCGCCTCCATCGCCGAAACCCTGGCCCGTGACGGTGCCGACGTGATCCTGCTGGACGTCCCCCAGGCCAAGGCCGATCTCGACGCCTTGGCGGCACGCTTGAGTGGACGCAGCGTCACCCTGGACATCTGCGCCGAAGACGCCGCCGCACAGTTGATCGAGCACCTGCCCGATGGCATCGACATCGTGGTGCACAACGCCGGCATCACCCGGGACAAGACCCTTGCCAACATGACCCCGGAATTCTGGGACGCCGTGCTGGCGGTCAACCTCAACGCGCCACAAGTGCTGACCAAAGCCCTGCTGGACAGCGGCACCCTGCGGGACAATGGCCGGGTGATTCTGCTGGCGTCCATCAGTGGCATTGCCGGCAACCGCGGGCAGACCAACTACGCCGCGAGCAAGGCCGGGTTGATCGGCCTGGCCCAGGCCTGGGCGCCGACGCTGCAGCCACGGGGTATCAGCATTAACGCGGTGGCGCCGGGTTTCATTGAGACTCGCATGACAGCCGACATCCCCTTCGCCCTGCGCGAAGCCGGGCGGCGCATGAGTTCCCTGGGCCAGGGCGGCCTGCCCCAGGACGTCGCCGAAGCCGTGGCATGGCTTGCGCAGCCGGGCACCGGTGCGGTGACCGGACAGGCGCTGCGGGTGTGTGGGCAAAGCCTTTTGGGAGCATGA
- a CDS encoding acetyl-CoA C-acetyltransferase, which yields MTQLRRVAIIGGNRIPFARSNGPYATASNQAMLTAALEGLIERYNLHGLHIGEMAAGAVLKHSREMNLTRECVLGSRLSPTTPAYDVQQACGTGLETVLLVANKIALGQIDSGIAGGVDTTSDAPIAVNEGLRRILLQANRAKTTADKIKTFLQLRPQHLMPELPRINEPRTGLNMGQHCELMAQTWQIPREEQDQLALESHQKMAASYAEGWQNDLMTPFLGLTRDNNLRPDLTLEKLASLKPAFEKSAKGTMTAGNSTPLTDGASLVLLGSEEWAKARGLPILAYLRDGETAAVDFVNGAEGLLMAPVYAVPRLLARNGLTLQDFDYYEIHEAFAAQVLCTLKAWEDPDYCRTRLGLDAPLGTIDRSRLNVKGSSLAAGHPFAATGGRIVANLAKLLDAAGRGRGLISICAAAGQGVTVIIER from the coding sequence ATGACACAGCTACGCCGCGTCGCGATTATCGGCGGTAACCGCATCCCCTTCGCCCGTTCCAACGGGCCCTATGCCACCGCCAGCAACCAGGCGATGCTGACGGCTGCCCTTGAAGGGCTGATCGAGCGCTACAACCTGCATGGCCTGCACATCGGCGAGATGGCTGCCGGTGCGGTGCTCAAGCACTCCCGGGAGATGAACCTGACACGCGAATGCGTGCTTGGCTCGCGGCTGTCGCCAACCACGCCGGCCTACGACGTGCAACAGGCCTGCGGCACGGGGCTGGAGACCGTGTTGCTGGTCGCCAACAAGATCGCCCTGGGCCAGATCGACAGCGGCATTGCCGGCGGAGTTGATACCACCTCGGACGCGCCGATTGCGGTCAATGAAGGGCTGCGCAGGATTCTGCTGCAAGCCAACCGCGCCAAGACCACCGCCGATAAGATCAAGACGTTCCTGCAACTGCGTCCCCAGCACTTGATGCCCGAGCTGCCACGCATCAATGAGCCGCGCACCGGCCTGAACATGGGCCAGCATTGTGAGTTGATGGCGCAGACCTGGCAGATCCCCCGGGAAGAGCAGGATCAGTTGGCCCTGGAAAGTCATCAGAAAATGGCGGCGTCCTACGCCGAAGGTTGGCAGAACGATTTGATGACGCCGTTTCTCGGCCTGACCCGGGACAACAACCTGCGCCCGGACCTGACCCTGGAAAAACTCGCGTCCCTCAAACCGGCCTTCGAAAAAAGCGCCAAGGGCACCATGACGGCCGGCAACTCCACACCACTGACCGATGGCGCTTCGTTGGTGTTGCTGGGCAGCGAAGAGTGGGCCAAGGCCCGTGGCCTGCCGATCCTGGCGTACCTGCGCGACGGTGAAACGGCGGCGGTGGACTTCGTCAATGGCGCCGAGGGGTTGCTGATGGCGCCGGTCTACGCCGTGCCGCGACTGCTGGCGCGCAACGGCCTGACCTTGCAGGACTTCGATTACTACGAGATCCATGAAGCGTTCGCCGCCCAGGTGCTGTGCACGCTGAAAGCCTGGGAAGACCCTGACTACTGCAGGACCCGCCTGGGGCTGGACGCGCCGCTGGGCACCATCGACCGCAGCCGGTTGAACGTGAAGGGCAGTTCCCTGGCCGCCGGCCACCCGTTTGCGGCCACGGGCGGGCGCATTGTCGCCAACCTGGCCAAGTTGCTGGATGCTGCGGGACGAGGCCGGGGGCTGATCTCGATCTGTGCGGCCGCCGGCCAAGGCGTGACGGTGATTATCGAGCGTTGA